In Zobellia roscoffensis, the following are encoded in one genomic region:
- a CDS encoding DUF2271 domain-containing protein — protein sequence MKKQYKIAIAFTLCFLGLVSFINPTETVNYKCMIQLTNYTGEGAYIVVSILDTNEEYQETLYVQGDDNEWYRDIEKWWKNVYGIRRPNVDAIVGETVTGGQRKMTVLKIPVDKIDVGYKIRFESAVEDNEYFKSDVEFELTTENLKSKKEGKGYIRYVRMLPQ from the coding sequence ATGAAAAAGCAATATAAAATTGCAATAGCTTTTACACTATGTTTTCTGGGGTTGGTAAGTTTTATCAACCCTACAGAAACCGTTAATTACAAATGCATGATCCAACTAACCAATTATACGGGTGAAGGCGCATACATTGTAGTCTCTATACTTGATACGAATGAAGAGTACCAAGAAACCCTATACGTACAAGGAGATGACAATGAATGGTATCGTGATATTGAAAAATGGTGGAAAAATGTTTATGGTATAAGAAGACCAAATGTTGATGCTATTGTGGGTGAAACCGTTACCGGAGGACAACGTAAAATGACGGTCTTAAAAATACCCGTAGATAAAATTGATGTTGGTTATAAAATTCGGTTTGAGTCAGCAGTCGAAGATAATGAATACTTTAAAAGTGATGTAGAGTTTGAGCTAACCACAGAGAATTTAAAATCAAAAAAAGAAGGTAAAGGCTATATTCGTTACGTTCGTATGCTGCCGCAATAA
- a CDS encoding DUF6607 family protein encodes MKKSLFLLLLTSTISFPGIAQKNKQKQDAEAIKKMCGCFEVTFNFAETFNYTNDSLYKPSKTKVDKGLEWAQLVTDKADQVTIQHILQVGNPAEPMIIKHWRQDWLFENQDLYLYNADNNWTYKNKTNEEVAGQWTQKVFQVDDSPRYEGTATWVHVDGKSYWENTTPAPLPRREYTTRGDYNLTLRGNRQEITDYGWVHDQDNDKILRESGKEGVVIAKEKGYNTYVRVNDSRCAAAAAWWKENTKKWELVRSKWDKVFDRKTDLHLAKKVDNKVLYKYLFDDEIVKKKEIEEIIESFVTTDAK; translated from the coding sequence ATGAAAAAATCACTCTTTTTACTCCTTTTAACCTCTACCATTAGTTTTCCTGGAATTGCACAGAAAAACAAACAAAAGCAAGATGCCGAAGCCATAAAAAAAATGTGCGGTTGCTTTGAGGTGACCTTCAATTTTGCCGAAACTTTTAATTACACCAACGACTCCCTTTACAAACCATCAAAAACTAAAGTGGACAAAGGGTTGGAATGGGCGCAGTTGGTAACGGACAAAGCCGATCAAGTTACCATACAGCACATTTTACAAGTAGGAAACCCTGCTGAGCCCATGATTATAAAGCATTGGCGACAAGATTGGTTGTTCGAAAACCAAGACCTTTATCTATACAATGCAGATAACAACTGGACGTATAAAAACAAAACCAATGAAGAAGTGGCGGGCCAGTGGACGCAAAAAGTATTTCAAGTAGATGACAGCCCTAGGTATGAGGGTACGGCAACATGGGTTCATGTAGATGGAAAAAGCTATTGGGAAAATACCACTCCTGCCCCTCTACCAAGAAGAGAATATACCACACGAGGCGATTACAATCTAACCCTGCGAGGTAACAGACAAGAGATCACGGATTATGGCTGGGTTCACGATCAGGACAATGATAAAATTTTGCGAGAAAGCGGGAAAGAAGGTGTGGTCATCGCCAAAGAAAAAGGATACAACACTTATGTAAGAGTAAATGATTCCCGTTGTGCAGCTGCAGCTGCCTGGTGGAAAGAGAATACCAAAAAATGGGAATTGGTACGTTCTAAATGGGACAAAGTATTTGACCGTAAAACGGACTTACACCTTGCTAAAAAAGTAGACAACAAGGTGCTTTACAAGTATCTTTTTGATGATGAAATAGTTAAGAAGAAAGAAATAGAAGAGATAATCGAGTCTTTTGTTACTACCGATGCTAAATGA
- a CDS encoding TonB-dependent receptor plug domain-containing protein, whose translation MSFRLLAPFLFSFVCVVTNAQEEQRDSTATTKLEEVVVTGQYNKQSVDKSVFQVKVISREVIDNLAANNLADVLNQTLNINIIPNPSSGKSGVQLFGLDSQYFKILIDNVPLINDEGLGNNTDLTQLNLDDVEQVEIVEGSMGVQYGSNAVSGIINIITKKSSKYKWQISPYVQEETVGNEYGLFDEGRHIQSLKVGHNIAEKWYVNGTYTRNDFAGHFGRREGQNYELNDGKRGYEWLPKLQNNAKGLLRYNGNKLNAFYRFEYFDEEVSRYDSLVRTNLNSATQTTNPTASDEIFTSKRFNHHLNFSGNIGEKTTYDASFSYQQQKRNVETYNYRIKTQEKFDVKEFEYESRKGFYSRGTLNNLFANNWSSYQLGYEISTIDGYSSSLAGDFETDNIERRLESYDVFTSAEYDLNKKWSVRPGVRGLFSSKFDPQTALSLSSRYLFDNGYQLRAVLGTSPRSPNYNELFTYFVDINHDMRGNEDLSPERGYSAFLHLKKDFWAGNDTWSLKNKLSAWYLSVDDRIELTIVNTNPLAYQYNNIDSYKTWGLSYTNTVSYDNLQLSAGVSFSGQSKTLESQADFNDDYLYSLQLNGNLSYRIPKWNTVVSAYYKHTGKQYQFVQSQNDDGDVIFLKEEQDQYSWLDATLKKSFIDNKFQVTIGARNLLNITRVNTVSVGGGSVHANPTSGLLLGYGQSYFLKLSYNLNF comes from the coding sequence ATGTCTTTTCGCCTATTGGCCCCATTCTTATTTTCATTTGTATGTGTTGTTACAAATGCCCAAGAAGAGCAACGCGACTCAACCGCAACTACTAAATTAGAAGAGGTAGTGGTTACCGGTCAATACAATAAACAAAGTGTAGATAAGTCGGTTTTTCAAGTAAAAGTGATTTCCAGGGAGGTTATCGATAATTTGGCGGCAAACAATTTGGCCGATGTTCTTAACCAGACCTTGAACATAAATATTATTCCAAACCCATCTAGCGGAAAGAGCGGCGTTCAGCTTTTTGGTTTGGATTCGCAATATTTTAAAATTTTGATAGATAACGTTCCTCTGATCAATGATGAGGGTCTTGGTAATAATACTGACCTGACCCAGTTGAATTTAGATGATGTAGAACAGGTTGAGATTGTTGAAGGCTCCATGGGAGTGCAGTATGGTTCTAATGCGGTATCCGGTATAATAAATATAATAACTAAGAAATCTTCTAAATACAAATGGCAGATCAGTCCTTACGTTCAGGAGGAAACGGTTGGTAATGAATATGGGCTTTTTGATGAAGGTAGACATATACAATCATTAAAGGTAGGACACAATATTGCTGAGAAATGGTATGTAAACGGTACATACACTCGCAATGATTTTGCTGGTCATTTTGGGAGAAGGGAAGGGCAGAACTATGAATTGAATGATGGTAAGCGTGGTTATGAGTGGTTACCTAAGTTGCAGAACAACGCCAAGGGACTTCTGCGCTATAATGGCAATAAGCTCAATGCATTTTACCGATTTGAGTATTTTGATGAAGAGGTGTCACGGTACGATTCTCTTGTGCGTACCAACTTAAATTCAGCAACTCAAACGACCAACCCTACGGCTTCCGATGAGATTTTTACATCAAAACGTTTCAATCATCATTTAAACTTCTCGGGAAATATTGGTGAAAAGACTACTTACGATGCTTCGTTTTCGTATCAGCAACAAAAGCGTAACGTAGAAACCTATAATTATCGCATTAAAACCCAAGAGAAATTTGATGTTAAGGAGTTTGAGTACGAGTCAAGAAAAGGGTTCTATTCGCGTGGTACACTTAATAATTTATTTGCGAATAATTGGTCTAGTTATCAGTTAGGGTATGAGATAAGTACTATAGATGGTTATTCTTCGTCCTTGGCCGGAGATTTTGAGACGGATAATATAGAACGTCGTTTAGAGTCATATGATGTATTTACTTCTGCGGAATATGACTTAAACAAAAAGTGGTCTGTACGACCTGGGGTTCGGGGGCTTTTTTCTTCAAAATTTGACCCACAAACAGCGCTCTCTTTAAGTTCTAGATATCTTTTTGACAACGGATACCAGTTAAGAGCGGTATTGGGTACCTCTCCTAGAAGTCCCAATTATAATGAACTGTTTACGTATTTCGTAGACATTAACCATGATATGCGAGGGAATGAAGACCTTAGCCCGGAACGGGGATACTCCGCATTTTTACATCTTAAAAAGGATTTTTGGGCAGGCAATGATACATGGTCATTAAAGAATAAATTATCGGCTTGGTACCTATCCGTAGATGATAGAATAGAGTTGACCATAGTCAATACCAACCCGTTAGCATATCAATATAATAACATAGATAGTTATAAAACCTGGGGTCTTTCCTATACCAATACGGTCTCCTATGATAATTTGCAACTAAGTGCTGGAGTTTCTTTTTCCGGTCAATCCAAAACCTTGGAGAGTCAAGCAGATTTTAATGATGATTACCTCTATTCCTTACAACTAAATGGTAACCTGTCGTACAGAATACCAAAATGGAACACCGTGGTTTCAGCATATTATAAGCACACAGGAAAACAATATCAGTTTGTACAAAGTCAGAATGATGATGGGGATGTAATTTTTCTAAAGGAAGAGCAAGACCAATATAGTTGGTTAGATGCTACCCTAAAAAAATCCTTTATAGACAACAAGTTTCAGGTTACCATAGGTGCCCGAAACCTATTGAATATTACTAGAGTAAATACAGTGTCCGTAGGTGGCGGAAGCGTGCATGCTAATCCCACAAGCGGATTGCTGCTAGGTTACGGACAATCATATTTTTTAAAACTATCATACAATCTTAATTTCTAA
- a CDS encoding HmuY family protein produces the protein MKTTFKLSSFFLFLLVLSSCSSDDGEVMQEDFVVAFENPSVSFGATEDEKSINLVFSTVAPEAGSVEVSFTGSNAAYGEDEDFVTVPAAVNGVITIEVASGAQSASLVFKKLKDAVEGTQKSIDFEISTVNVANGMANGTTATQVAFEETAALGGNFAPEVGGPNEPNQVYIDLSAQNQTSINRETWDLAFYNGDDFRVAINGSLYMAVSELDETDIDVVTAEQVADLQASVAVGTFDAANTEFIDAPNGEISGTAIQEIAVAEMNNKVYLVNMGAEVGTEEPQAGAVNTSGDSRGWMKIRILRNDTGYTLQYAGLDEAAHKEISISKDPAFNFQFVSLTSEAIVSVEPEKEKWDLNFTVFTNVIEGFGSYGYSDFVSTNSKGKVMAYRVTTETKAYQDFSASDIDDQAFDADQRVIGSNWRNGGGPDTLPSLKDDVFFIVKDNDGNRYKLKFTALVNESGVRGYPAFEYELLQ, from the coding sequence ATGAAAACTACCTTTAAATTATCATCCTTCTTTTTATTTCTTTTAGTACTCTCTTCCTGTAGCTCAGATGACGGAGAAGTTATGCAAGAAGATTTTGTTGTTGCTTTTGAAAATCCTTCCGTAAGCTTTGGAGCTACCGAAGATGAAAAAAGTATAAATCTGGTCTTTTCTACCGTAGCACCAGAGGCTGGTTCCGTAGAAGTGTCTTTTACCGGATCCAATGCCGCTTATGGCGAAGATGAAGATTTTGTTACCGTTCCCGCTGCCGTAAACGGCGTTATAACTATTGAGGTGGCAAGCGGGGCCCAAAGTGCTTCCTTGGTTTTTAAAAAATTAAAAGATGCCGTAGAAGGAACCCAAAAGAGCATAGATTTTGAAATAAGTACGGTTAACGTAGCCAACGGTATGGCTAACGGAACAACCGCAACCCAAGTGGCTTTTGAAGAAACGGCTGCTCTTGGTGGTAACTTCGCCCCAGAAGTTGGTGGGCCAAATGAACCTAACCAAGTGTATATTGATTTAAGTGCACAAAACCAAACCAGTATAAATCGTGAAACGTGGGACCTGGCTTTTTACAATGGCGATGATTTCAGGGTGGCCATTAACGGTTCTCTTTATATGGCGGTATCCGAATTGGATGAAACCGATATTGATGTGGTTACGGCAGAGCAGGTTGCCGACCTTCAGGCGAGTGTGGCTGTGGGAACTTTTGATGCTGCAAATACCGAATTTATAGATGCGCCCAATGGAGAAATTAGCGGTACCGCAATTCAAGAAATAGCTGTTGCCGAGATGAATAACAAAGTATACTTGGTAAATATGGGTGCTGAAGTAGGCACGGAAGAACCACAAGCAGGAGCGGTAAACACTTCTGGTGATTCTAGGGGATGGATGAAAATTAGGATTCTAAGGAATGATACGGGTTATACACTACAGTATGCAGGTCTTGATGAGGCTGCCCATAAAGAAATTAGCATTTCTAAAGATCCAGCATTTAATTTTCAATTTGTTAGTCTTACCTCAGAAGCTATTGTGAGCGTTGAGCCTGAAAAGGAAAAGTGGGATTTGAACTTTACCGTTTTTACAAATGTAATTGAAGGTTTTGGCTCATATGGCTATTCTGATTTTGTCTCTACCAATAGTAAGGGGAAAGTCATGGCTTATAGGGTTACTACCGAAACCAAAGCTTACCAAGATTTTTCCGCATCGGATATTGATGACCAAGCTTTTGATGCTGATCAAAGGGTAATAGGCAGCAATTGGCGAAATGGCGGAGGACCGGATACCCTGCCTTCGTTAAAAGATGATGTGTTCTTTATTGTTAAAGATAATGATGGCAACCGTTACAAACTAAAGTTTACCGCTTTGGTAAACGAAAGTGGTGTTAGAGGCTATCCAGCTTTTGAATATGAGCTTTTACAATAA
- a CDS encoding adenine nucleotide alpha hydrolase: MKKRKTYFNWSTGKDASLALYHLQKDSNYDIDQLVTSINSHHDRVSMHGLRRELLLKQIQEIGLPVTTIELPEEPTMEVYNTQMERVVTKLQSEGYSHCGFGDIFLEDLRDYREEHLKKYNIECCFPLWKRDTKELIEEFLDLGFKAVVICIKLDVLDASFVGREIDKSFIKDLPDNVDPCGENGEFHTFCYDGPIFKNPVKFRTGEKVFRAYKNPQKDNEQDTETIGFWFCDLLPVDE, translated from the coding sequence ATGAAAAAGCGAAAAACGTACTTTAACTGGAGTACAGGTAAAGATGCCTCATTGGCACTGTATCATCTTCAAAAAGATAGTAATTATGATATAGACCAGTTAGTTACCTCTATAAACTCACACCACGATCGGGTTTCTATGCATGGATTAAGACGGGAGTTATTACTAAAGCAAATCCAAGAAATTGGACTTCCGGTTACCACAATTGAACTTCCTGAAGAGCCTACAATGGAAGTATACAACACCCAAATGGAACGGGTTGTAACCAAATTACAATCTGAAGGTTACTCTCATTGTGGTTTTGGTGATATTTTTTTAGAAGACCTTAGAGATTATAGGGAAGAGCACCTAAAAAAATATAACATTGAGTGTTGCTTTCCACTTTGGAAAAGGGACACCAAAGAACTCATAGAGGAGTTTTTAGATTTAGGCTTCAAGGCCGTTGTAATCTGTATAAAATTAGATGTATTGGATGCTTCTTTTGTTGGAAGAGAAATTGATAAAAGCTTCATTAAAGATTTACCGGACAATGTTGATCCTTGCGGCGAAAACGGAGAATTTCACACTTTCTGCTATGATGGACCTATCTTCAAAAACCCAGTGAAATTTAGGACAGGCGAGAAGGTTTTCAGAGCTTATAAAAATCCCCAAAAAGACAATGAACAAGACACTGAGACCATCGGTTTCTGGTTTTGCGACCTATTACCAGTTGATGAATAG
- a CDS encoding Crp/Fnr family transcriptional regulator, producing the protein MEAQRLNKSIKTYGHKLTQKALIAFSALCVEKTFAGGSVIFKPNQNDQSEYILLKGIARTFVLNTEGEEITLSFFEENTILPPCVIRTQNGKSLLYGEALTDCVFAQMNASAFEALMIENIEVREFGNAVMRQELGNKVQKEIRMASWTAKERLEQFRKDFIMLENRIPHPMIASYLGITNVSLSRLRKFS; encoded by the coding sequence ATGGAAGCGCAGCGGTTAAACAAATCTATTAAGACATACGGCCATAAGTTGACTCAAAAGGCACTTATTGCCTTTAGTGCTTTATGTGTAGAAAAGACTTTTGCTGGTGGAAGTGTCATTTTTAAGCCGAATCAAAATGACCAATCTGAGTATATTCTGTTGAAAGGAATAGCACGTACTTTTGTGTTGAATACCGAAGGAGAGGAAATTACACTCTCATTTTTTGAGGAAAATACGATTCTGCCTCCTTGCGTAATACGAACTCAAAATGGAAAATCTTTGTTATATGGCGAAGCATTGACTGATTGTGTTTTTGCCCAAATGAACGCCAGTGCTTTTGAAGCGTTAATGATAGAAAATATTGAGGTTAGAGAATTTGGGAATGCGGTCATGCGTCAAGAATTAGGAAATAAAGTCCAAAAAGAAATAAGAATGGCTTCTTGGACTGCCAAAGAACGTTTGGAACAGTTTAGGAAAGATTTCATTATGCTCGAAAATCGCATTCCTCACCCCATGATTGCTTCCTATTTAGGGATAACCAATGTTTCGCTTAGTAGACTTCGGAAATTCTCTTGA